The proteins below come from a single Lodderomyces elongisporus chromosome 3, complete sequence genomic window:
- the MgSsk1 gene encoding Two-component response regulator SSK1p (BUSCO:EOG09260FFP), producing the protein MSQSFLNNDVRPHVQLRSPSMNSIPRHSISSPVSLSNYHPQGKMFKSYPDNPKSLSIDTSKSLGHNADPQLPSASSKYPATPWSSSFIESNKPRRLWVRTPLGNPTTILAYSDSIVDDLKSLIIDKYPNTIGRYDDAANLVLKLDLSTTRSQQALSTSTSTISPNVKGRNNGGTTSGGAGGGAGENYAILEPDQNVWQLMDTHYPHGMTMKDALIIDVYSIEGESPTDPTFAKHPHQYLQHGRSMSYENRGEGFDVPLQYRPQYQQQQQLQQQQQQQHYAHQPTPISRHFPINKPHLSGQNHLHFVPERSVSPSTLGTKDSSVLSAQNRSNSTTATSPVHKAQPNPQAVLLLPKNFTLSSTSGSSHNNNNNNNNNNNNNNNNNNNNNLSNGGAGGGQGRNLSLQKAKSAPIEGASSGNGTENQSISQKNQVIDEENTEAEGDSDIGTGIMTPSPSESSEASTLKNEETGGSSTKEPSSFPLSSTPSKNNTGKGEKSSEQISSISKTIASAKSNTKSEKSDPALDKVLPSISVLVVEDNAINQAILGAFLRKRKIHYQIAKNGQEAIDKWKKGGFHLVLMDIQLPVKSGIEATKEIRHLERLNRIGVFDENDIKKIAMHELKEEDMLDSDKFRSPVIIVALTASSNSSVDRKNALTAGCNDYLTKPVNLVWLQNKITEWGCMQALIDFEGWKSKNNWNSV; encoded by the coding sequence ATGAGCCAATCATTTCTAAACAACGACGTGCGACCACACGTCCAACTTAGATCACCATCGATGAATCTGATACCTCGCCACTCAATAAGCTCACCTGTAAGTTTGTCGAATTATCATCCTCAAGGTAAAATGTTCAAGAGTTATCCTGATAACCCGAAATCGTTACTGATAGACACATCAAAGTCATTGGGACATAATGCAGATCCACAGTTGCCTCTGGCTTCTTCCAAATATCCAGCAACACCGTGGTCCTCTTCCTTTATTGAGTCCAACAAACCAAGGAGGCTTTGGGTTAGGACTCCTTTGGGAAACCCAACCACTATCCTAGCATACAGCGATAGTATTGTTGATGACTTGAAGTCGTTGATTATCGACAAGTATCCAAACACGATTGGAAGATACGACGATGCTGCGAACCTCGTGCTTAAACTAGATTTGCTGACTACAAGATCGCAGCAGGCACTTTCTACATCGACATCGACGATATCACCAAATGTTAAGGGAAGAAATAACGGGGGAACAACAAGTGGAGGAGCAGGTGGAGGAGCAGGTGAAAACTATGCCATCTTGGAGCCGGATCAAAACGTGTGGCAACTTATGGACACACATTATCCCCACGGAATGACAATGAAGGATGCCTTGATTATTGATGTTTATTCTATAGAGGGAGAATCGCCCACTGATCCTACCTTTGCAAAGCACCCTCATCAGTATCTCCAACATGGCCGACTGATGAGTTATGAGAACAGAGGAGAGGGGTTTGATGTTCCGCTTCAGTATAGACCACAAtatcaacagcagcagcaacttcaacaacaacagcagcagcagcattaTGCGCACCAGCCAACACCGATACTGAGACATTTTCCAATAAATAAACCGCATCTTAGTGGTCAAAACCATTTGCATTTTGTTCCTGAAAGATCTGTTTCTCCGTCGACTTTAGGCACAAAAGATTCCTCAGTTTTATCAGCACAGAATCGGTCAAATTCGACAACTGCCACTTCCCCGGTGCATAAAGCTCAACCTAATCCACAAGCTGTGCTATTGTTGCCCAAAAATTTCACGTTGAGCAGCACTTCTGGTAGTAGccacaataacaataacaataacaacaacaacaacaacaacaacaacaacaacaacaacaacaacaaccttaGCAATGGGGGCGCTGGTGGTGGTCAGGGTAGAAATTTATCATTACAAAAGGCAAAATCTGCACCAATTGAAGGTGCAAGCTCTGGAAATGGCACAGAAAACCAAAGTATCTCCCAAAAGAATCAGGTGATAGATGAGGAAAACACCGAAGCCGAAGGTGATTCGGATATCGGCACCGGAATCATGACACCATCGCCATCAGAATCACTGGAAGCCTCAACTTTGAAAAACGAAGAAACTGGCGGATCTTCAACTAAAGAGCCTAGCTCTTTTCCCTTATCATCTACACCACTGAAAAACAATACTGGCAAGGGTGAGAAAAGTTCTGAGCAGatttcatcaatatcaaaaacaattgcGTCGGCAAAGAGCAATACAAAGTCGGAGAAATCGGATCCTGCTTTGGATAAAGTACTTCCGTCTATTTCGgtgcttgttgttgaggatAACGCCATTAATCAAGCTATTCTTGGTGCGTTTCttcgaaaacgaaaaataCATTATCAAATTGCCAAGAACGGACAAGAAGCGATTgacaaatggaaaaaaggTGGTTTCCACTTGGTTCTCATGGATATCCAGTTACCTGTGAAATCCGGTATTGAGGCGACAAAAGAGATTAGACATTTGGAGAGGCTTAATCGAATAGGTGTGTTTGATGAGAATGATATTAAGAAAATAGCAATGCatgaattgaaagaagaagatatgCTTGACTCAGATAAGTTCCGATCTCcagttattattgttgcaTTAACTGCCTCCTCAAATTCATCTGTGGATAGAAAGAATGCATTGACTGCTGGATGTAATGATTACTTGACCAAGCCAGTGAATTTGGtatggttgcaaaacaagaTTACCGAGTGGGGGTGCATGCAAGCATTGATTGACTTTGAAGGTTGGAAAAGCAAGAACAACTGGAATTCTGTTTAA
- the GDI1 gene encoding Rab GDP dissociation inhibitor alpha (BUSCO:EOG09262739), whose amino-acid sequence MDEDYDVIVLGTGLTECVLSGILSVEGKKVLHIDRQDFYGGESASLNLTQLYSKFKPSAQKPELKGRDRDWCVDLIPKFLMANGELSNILVHTEVTRYIEFKQIAASYVYRSGRIAKVPATASEALASSLMGIFEKRRMKKFLEYIQNYDEKDTSTHKGFDLDKNTMNEIYTYFGLESGTKDFIGHAMALWSTDDYLSEPARPTYERILLYAQSVAKYGKSPYIYPLYGLGELPQGFARLSAIYGGTYMLDTPIDEVIYEGEGADKKFAGVKTKEGTARAPIVVADPTYFPELVQKTGARVIRAICILDHPVPGVDLDSLQIIIPQNQVGRKHDIYIAVLSDVHCVVPKGHFLAIVSTIIETDAPHVELEPAFKLLGPRVDTLMGIAELYEPINDGKQNGIFLSKSYDASSHFESATDDVKDIYTRITGKPLELKQRPKEDGDETNVIP is encoded by the coding sequence ATGGACGAAGACTACGACGTAATTGTATTGGGTACAGGCCTCACCGAATGTGTCTTGTCAGGCATTCTTTCTGTTGAAGGGAAAAAAGTCCTTCACATCGACAGACAGGATTTCTACGGTGGTGAGTCCGCATCATTGAATCTTACGCAATTGTATAGCAAGTTCAAGCCATCTGCGCAGAAACCCGAATTGAAAGGTAGAGATCGGGACTGGTGTGTTGACTTGATCCCCAAATTCCTTATGGCCAATGGTGAGTTGTCGAATATCTTGGTGCATACTGAAGTGACTCGTTACATTGAGTTCAAACAAATTGCAGCAAGTTATGTTTACAGAAGCGGAAGGATCGCCAAGGTGCCAGCAACAGCAAGCGAGGCTTTGGCATCCTCGTTGATGGGTATTTtcgagaaaagaagaatgaaaaagtttttgGAGTACATACAAAACTATGACGAGAAAGACACCTCTACACACAAAGGGTTCGACCTTGACAAGAACACAATGAACGagatatacacatactttGGATTGGAGAGCGGAACCAAGGACTTTATTGGCCATGCTATGGCGCTCTGGTCAACAGATGACTATTTGAGTGAACCGGCAAGACCAACGTACGAAAGAATCTTATTATATGCGCAATCAGTGGCCAAGTACGGAAAATCGCCATATATTTACCCACTTTACGGTTTAGGCGAATTGCCACAAGGATTTGCTAGATTATCTGCCATCTATGGTGGAACGTATATGTTGGACACTCCAATTGATGAAGTCATTTACGAAGGAGAAGGCGCAGACAAGAAATTTGCAGGAGTCAAGACCAAAGAAGGTACAGCAAGAGCTCCAATAGTTGTTGCTGACCCAACTTATTTCCCAGAACTTGTTCAAAAGACGGGCGCAAGAGTCATTAGGGCTATCTGCATCTTGGACCACCCAGTCCCAGGCGTTGACTTGGATTCATTGCAAATCATTATCCCTCAAAACCAAGTGGGAAGAAAGCACGATATATACATTGCAGTATTATCTGATGTTCACTGCGTTGTGCCAAAAGGTCATTTCCTTGCCATTGTTTCAACCATCATCGAGACTGATGCGCCACATGTCGAATTGGAGCCAGCTTTTAAGCTTCTAGGACCAAGAGTCGACACACTTATGGGAATTGCTGAACTATATGAGCCAATCAATGATGGTAAGCAAAATGGTATCTTCCTTTCCAAGAGTTACGACGCATCATCCCATTTCGAGTCTGCTACTGATGATGTCAAGGATATTTACACTAGAATTACAGGCAAACCATTAGAGTTGAAACAAAGGCCAAAGGAAGATGGGGACGAAACAAATGTCATACCATAG
- the DDI1 gene encoding DNA damage-inducible protein 1 (MEROPS:MER0030085) yields the protein MNLRSQNNQSQSAQSGQQLGQQLGQQQRAPASASGSLANPAESQIHERIEMIRLQIQSDPHSLENIRVTQPSLYNAVNDPIRFRDLMIEQVKEEQRETSSTQEEMWRLQQDPDNPENQARIMELIQQEAIEENMKLAWEISPESFTSVNMLHIKLKINGVEQIAMVDSGAAMTVISSEIAEQCGISRLIDKRFKGQAVGVGTQNIGGKIHSVPIEIAGSGIELPCSFYIVDTSVGILFGLDMLRRHGCVIDLKRDVLIIGGHIEAKFLSEAELPRKSLGGNIFSRES from the exons ATGAACTTG AGACTGCAAAATAATCAAAGTCAATCAGCACAATCTGGACAACAATTGGGACAACAATTGGGGCAGCAGCAGCGTGCTCCAGCCTCTGCTTCGGGCTCGTTGGCAAATCCTGCCGAGAGTCAGATCCATGAAAGAATTGAGATGATTAGATTACAAATCCAATCTGATCCTCATTCACTTGAAAATATCAGAGTGACACAGCCAAGTCTCTATAATGCTGTTAATGATCCGATTAGATTCCGTGACCTCATGATTGAACAAGTCAAGGAGGAGCAAAGAGAAACTTCCTCGACACAAGAAGAGATGTGGAGGTTACAACAAGATCCAGATAACCCTGAAAACCAAGCTCGTATAATGGAGTTGATCCAGCAGGAAGCTATCGAGGAGAATATGAAACTTGCATGGGAGATTAGTCCAGAATCATTCACCAGTGTCAATATGCTTCATATCAAGTTGAAAATCAACGGTGTTGAACAAATTGCCATGGTAGACTCCGGGGCTGCCATGACGGTGATTAGCTCTGAAATTGCTGAACAGTGTGGAATCTCAAGATTGATTGACAAGAGATTTAAAGGCCAGgctgttggtgttggtactCAGAATATCGGTGGTAAAATCCATAGTGTGCCTATCGAAATAGCTGGCTCAGGAATTGAATTACCTTGCTCTTTTTACATAGTGGACACATCAGTCGGTATATTATTTGGTTTGGATATGTTACGAAGACACGGATGTGTGATTGACTTGAAAAGGGATGTGCTTATAATTGGAGGTCACATTGAGGCTAAATTTTTATCAGAAGCAGAACTACCAAGAAAATCGCTAGGTGGCAACATCTTCTCTAGAGAATCATAA
- the LCB2 gene encoding serine palmitoyltransferase component (BUSCO:EOG09260Z3X): MSSSKTSSKPKAKQYSKFIPNAPEDNRPLSLRSDLEYGKLTSKEYLYVSKHPVGEPLPTPIDDDPPYVIYLSTYLNFLILILIGHVRDFFGKIFKPKEYGHLVEKDGYAPWYDGFESFYVRRLKTRIDDCFARPIHGAPGRFIKCFNRIREGKTGYLYDGTSKECLNLSSYNYLGFAQSSGVCTDFALKCVDEYGTSACSPRLYCGTTDLHKECERVVADFVGKEDAIIVSQGYGTNANFFASIADPKTLVISDELNHASIRFGIRLSGAIVKVYKHNDMKDLENLIRNQIAQGQPKTHRPWKKIIIAVEGLYSMEGNMCNLPELINLKDKYKCYLFVDEAHSIGALGPEGRGICDYFSVDPARVDILMGTFTKSFGATGGYIAGDKYVIDKLRLNYITQGYSESVPPPVLGQIISSLNVIKGTLNPGEGQERLQRIAFNSRYLRLGLKKLGFIVYGADDSPVIPLLLFLPSKMPALSRMLYDLGIAVVIVSYPATPLISARARLCVSSALTKEDLDYVLTKLSEVGDLIYLKFSSGIAGGCKSPGEPPRWTIEDVIATNVEDCKKPKLL, translated from the coding sequence ATGTCCTCGTCGAAAACCAGTTCTAAACCGAAAGCTAAACAATATAGCAAATTCATCCCCAATGCGCCAGAAGATAATCGTCCATTATCGTTAAGAAGTGATTTGGAATATGGTAAATTGACTTCTAAAGAGTACCTCTACGTTTCAAAACACCCGGTTGGTGAACCACTTCCTACACCAATCGATGATGACCCACCATATGTTATTTATCTATCAACATATCTCAATTTCcttattcttattctcaTTGGCCATGTCCGAGACTTTTTCGGTAAAATATTCAAGCCAAAAGAATACGGTCATTTGGTTGAAAAGGATGGGTATGCACCATGGTACGATGGATTCGAGTCCTTTTACGTTCGTAGattaaaaacaagaatCGATGATTGCTTTGCTAGGCCGATCCACGGTGCTCCAGGAAGATTCATCAAATGTTTTAATAGAATTAGAGAGGGCAAAACTGGCTACTTGTACGATGGCACGTCTAAAGAATGTTTAAATCTTTCATCCTATAACTATCTTGGATTTGCACAATCAAGCGGAGTGTGTACCGATTTTGCATTAAAATGTGTCGATGAGTATGGAACCTCGGCATGCTCACCAAGACTTTATTGTGGTACTACAGATTTGCACAAAGAGTGTGAAcgtgttgttgctgatttTGTTGGTAAAGAGGATGCAATTATCGTGAGTCAAGGTTATGGTACGAATGCCAACTTTTTTGCATCCATTGCTGATCCAAAGACTTTGGTTATCTCGGATGAGCTCAACCATGCTTCGATTAGATTTGGTATAAGACTTTCGGGAGCCATTGTCAAAGTTTACAAGCACAACGATATGAaggatttggaaaatttgATCCGAAACCAAATTGCCCAAGGACAACCAAAAACACACAGACCTTGGAAGAAAATCATTATTGCTGTTGAAGGATTGTACTCGATGGAAGGTAATATGTGTAACCTTCCTGAACTTATTAACCTCAAGGACAAGTACAAAtgttatttgtttgttgatgaGGCGCATTCTATTGGTGCTTTGGGACCCGAGGGCCGCGGTATTTGTGACTATTTCTCGGTTGACCCAGCCAGAGTAGACATTCTTATGGGAACTTTTACCAAATCTTTTGGTGCTACTGGAGGTTATATTGCTGGtgataaatatgttatTGACAAGCTACGTCTTAATTATATCACTCAAGGATACAGTGAAAGTGTGCCACCACCAGTCTTGGGCCAAATTATATCCTCTTTAAATGTCATAAAGGGCACACTCAACCCTGGCGAAGGTCAAGAAAGATTACAAAGAATTGCATTCAACTCAAGATACTTGCGTTTGGGATTGAAGAAGTTGGGATTTATTGTGTATGGAGCAGACGATTCGCCAGTGATACCattgcttttgtttcttccaTCAAAGATGCCTGCCCTTTCTCGTATGTTGTACGACTTGGGCATTGCTGTGGTTATTGTCAGTTATCCAGCAACTCCATTGATCAGTGCAAGAGCTAGACTTTGTGTATCCTCGGCCTTGACTAAGGAAGATTTAGATTACGTCTTGACTAAATTAAGTGAAGTTGGtgatttgatttatttgaaGTTTAGTAGTGGAATTGCTGGCGGTTGCAAATCACCAGGCGAACCACCGCGTTGGACCATTGAAGATGTCATTGCCACAAACGTTGAAGATTGTAAGAAGCCGAAATTACTTTAG
- the SAM35 gene encoding SAM complex subunit: MEPHNLYSFSKVSESGSGPTFVVGVYNTFEYRISTSSQDSVILPTDPISLATILILARKNGYGLPSSGAKGPSGIVRIPFRGSPFNSLPILISGDETRSIESAETIKSTITKNNIKNLDSKFISDYVDKSLYDLWILCLLAEELDISVYSKIFSINDQLELHDLKTEMVKWNNLSSRHPSLFERQQKHKNLYNFYISELDQFDTNMNWFSEILEKPEGDNWIIYYKIASFVIIVNQFLQSTKLGAVVVGKPDLVAKCYKVLESI; encoded by the exons ATGGAG CCGCATAACTTGTACAGTTTCAGCAAAGTTTCCGAGCTGGGGTCGGGGCCAACATTTGTAGTTGGAGTATACAATACATTCGAGTATAGGATAAGTACCAGCAGTCAAGATAGTGTTATTCTACCTACAGATCCAATCTCATTAGCAACTATATTAATACTCGCAAGAAAGAACGGCTATGGCTTGCCATCGAGTGGAGCCAAGGGACCTAGTGGAATTGTGCGGATCCCATTTCGAGGCTCACCTTTTAATTCGCTTCCCATATTGATCAGTGGAGATGAAACTCGTAGTATAGAGAGCGCCGAAACAATTAAAAGTACAATCACAAAGAATAATATCAAAAACTTAGACCTGAAATTCATCAGTGATTATGTCGATAAGTCGCTTTACGATTTGTGGATATTATGTCTCTTGGCAGAAGAGCTTGATATAAGTGTATATTCAAaaatattttcaattaaTGATCAGCTAGAATTACACGATTTGAAAACGGAGATGGTGAAATGGAACAATCTTAGCCTGAGACATCCTAGCCTATTTGAGAGACAACAGAAGCATAAGAATTTGTATAATTTTTACATAAGTGAGTTGGATCAGTTTGACACAAATATGAATTGGTTTTCCgagattttggaaaaacCAGAAGGCGACAATTGGATTATTTATTACAAGATTGCATCTTTTGTGATTATTGTTaatcaatttttgcaaTCGACAAAGTTAGGTGCAGTTGTAGTGGGGAAACCAGACTTGGTAGCAAAATGTTACAAGGTGCTTGAATCAATTTAG
- a CDS encoding uncharacterized protein (BUSCO:EOG09262G8Y), translated as MASSAKDCLIKLANANFKRNGAQTASFFFKSPISDFQITPPSSNISNSSWVITGPMKSTMLRAIAGEYVSIPSSSREYPLITEPSKQLQFLDFKDKSGLDVVHMSARYESLSYKGKLEMSDDVNSVFNYITGLNNYNTQEREIDKSYIEELMKLFNLTHLQSKWINSLSNGQMRRARIAKSLMFKPNLLIIDDPFLGLDPSNTIKVSDALQNVHDHLDIAIVLGLRVQDEPPSWIQKSAYIDDSGLLVEDQESNLEIGHSVEKLKKRNSHLQAQAAPKLTKIEQTHITETPHIEFNNARVKYKELTIFQNFNWKILRGEKWRIMGDNGTGKTTILSLINADHPQSWRSVLSIDGIVRETGSGVTFFDVNNQIGISSPELHALIPQHSKTMLDVIYNGLVPDIGNSNFAYKANWKNVDKEAKVRVEYILNAFKERIDVSGDARFVDLNMTDQKLALFLRAIVKKPEILILDEAFSCMEDEKVMQKCHDFIASDPLFDNMTILSIGHIEWELPRYDYMLKLIGDEERNYEVYKVDRQ; from the coding sequence ATGGCCTCGTCAGCTAAGGATTGTCTAATAAAGCTTGCAAATGCCAATTTTAAACGAAATGGGGCACAAACagcatctttttttttcaaatcaccCATTTCTGATTTCCAAATCACACCGCCATCAAGTAATATTTCAAACCTGTCATGGGTAATTACAGGTCCTATGAAATCCACAATGCTCAGAGCGATAGCTGGTGAATATGTTTCCataccatcatcatctagAGAGTACCCGTTGATTACCGAGCCATCGAAACAACTTCAGTTCCTTGACTTTAAGGATAAATCTGGATTGGATGTTGTTCACATGTCGGCAAGGTACGAGTCTCTATCATACAAAGGTAAACTTGAAATGTCCGATGATGTTAATTCTGTGTTTAATTACATTACTGGCTTGAACAATTATAATAcacaagaaagagaaatagaCAAGAGCTATATCGAGGAGTTGATGAAATTGTTCAATTTAACGCATCTCCAACTGAAATGGATCAATTCCTTAAGTAATGGACAAATGAGACGCGCACGAATTGCAAAATCCTTAATGTTTAAACCaaatttgttgattatCGATGACCCGTTCTTGGGATTAGACCCAAGTAATACCATAAAAGTTAGTGATGCATTACAAAACGTTCATGACCATCTTGATATCGCAATAGTTTTGGGGTTAAGAGTTCAAGATGAACCTCCTAGTTGGATCCAAAAATCGGCATACATTGATGATTCAgggttactagttgaggaTCAGGAGTCTAATTTAGAAATAGGTCATTCtgttgagaaattgaaaaagcgAAATCTGCATCTTCAAGCACAAGCTGCTCCCAAATTGACGAAAATCGAACAAACGCATATTACAGAGACGCCACACATTGAATTCAATAATGCAAGAGTAAAGTATAAGGAACTAACgattttccaaaatttcaATTGGAAAATTTTGCGTGGCGAGAAATGGCGGATTATGGGTGATAATGGTACCGGTAAAACAACTATACTTTCGTTGATTAATGCCGATCATCCTCAAAGCTGGCGATCTGTACTTTCTATTGATGGTATAGTTCGTGAGACTGGTAGTGGGGTCACTTTCTTTGATGTCAACAACCAGATTGGTATTTCTTCGCCCGAATTGCATGCTTTGATTCCCCAGCATTCAAAAACCATGCTTGATGTGATATACAATGGACTTGTCCCCGATATTGGTAATTCTAACTTTGCATACAAGGCCAATTGGAAAAACGTCGATAAAGAGGCCAAAGTCAGAGTAGAGTATATTCTCAATGCTTTTAAAGAAAGGATCGATGTAAGTGGTGATGCAAGGTTTGTTGATTTGAACATGACTGATCAAAAGTTGGCATTGTTTTTGAGAGCAATAGTTAAAAAGCCGGAGATCTTGATCTTGGACGAAGCATTCTCATGCAtggaagatgaaaaagttATGCAAAAATGTCACGACTTTATTGCCAGTGACCCATTATTTGACAATATGACTATTCTATCGATTGGACATATTGAATGGGAATTACCCAGATACGATTACATGTTGAAATTGATTGGTGATGAAGAGAGGAACTACGAAGTTTACAAAGTGGATAGACAATAA
- a CDS encoding uncharacterized protein (MEROPS:MER0001733), with amino-acid sequence MSDGPESLRGKKYPAKKHAQKVLSHLKSKNSSKADNANFFISGEDLVLYKYCDQTRPFRQNRYFYYLSGCNIPGAHVLYKSKQDQLTLYLPNVNKEDIMWSGLPMSKEEASEKYDADEIKYEADIETDLKAVEGTIYTTDINDFNTKFANALTEKDETFFYALDEARAIKDEYEIELMKHAAKITDNCHLAVMSALPIETKETHIHAEFAYHALRQGSKNQAYDPICCSGETCSTLHWVKNDGDITSDKRSVLIDAGAEWECYASDITRCFPVNGDWTKEHLDIYNLVLKMQKEAYKLMKPGANWEDLHLRAHRVLIEGFLELGIFKKEFSVDEIFEAKGSAGFFPHGLGHMLGMDTHDTAGNANYSDPDPLLRYLRIRRKLEPNMVVTNEPGCYFSPFLLEETLNDPVRSKFINKEVLDKYWYIGGVRIEDDVVITEDGYEEYSKITKDPQEISKIVKAGLAKGKEGFHVVV; translated from the coding sequence ATGTCCGACGGTCCAGAATCATTGAGAGGTAAAAAGTATCCAGCTAAGAAGCATGCACAAAAGGTCTTGTCCCATTTAAAGAGCAAAAACTCAAGCAAGGCCGATAATGCTAATTTCTTTATCTCCGGAGAAGATTTGGTCCTTTACAAATATTGTGATCAGACCAGACCATTTAGACAAAATAGATATTTCTACTACCTTTCGGGCTGCAACATCCCCGGTGCACATGTCCTTTACAAGTCCAAACAAGATCAATTGACTTTGTACTTGCCAAATGTGAATAAAGAAGACATTATGTGGTCAGGGTTGCCAATgtcaaaagaagaagcgaGTGAAAAGTACGATGCAGACGAGATCAAGTATGAGGCAGACATTGAAACGGATTTGAAAGCGGTTGAAGGTACTATTTACACTACGGATATCAATGATTTCAATACCAAATTTGCAAATGCATTGAccgaaaaagatgaaacctttttttatgCTTTAGACGAGGCAAGAGCTATCAAAGATGAGTACGAAATCGAGTTGATGAAACATGCGGCAAAGATCACAGACAACTGTCACTTGGCTGTTATGTCGGCTTTGCCCATTGAGACTAAAGAAACTCATATCCATGCTGAGTTCGCTTACCATGCTTTGCGTCAAGGATCCAAGAACCAAGCTTATGATCCCATCTGCTGCAGCGGTGAGACATGTTCAACATTGCATTGGGTCAAGAACGATGGTGATATTACGTCAGACAAGAGATCTGTTTTGATTGATGCTGGTGCTGAATGGGAGTGTTATGCCAGTGACATCACAAGATGTTTCCCTGTCAACGGAGACTGGACCAAGGAACACTTGGATATCTACAATTTGGTCttgaaaatgcaaaaagaaGCTTACAAATTGATGAAGCCAGGTGCAAACTGGGAAGACCTTCATTTGAGAGCTCACAGAGTTTTGATCGAAGGATTCCTCGAGCTTggtattttcaaaaaggaGTTTTCAGTAGATGAAATCTTTGAAGCTAAAGGAAGTGCAGGTTTCTTCCCACATGGATTGGGCCACATGTTGGGTATGGATACACACGATACTGCAGGAAATGCCAACTACTCTGACCCAGATCCCCTTTTGCGCTACTTGAGAATTAGAAGAAAGCTTGAACCTAATATGGTTGTTACGAACGAGCCAGGATGTTACTTTTCTCCCTTCTTGTTGGAGGAAACTTTGAATGATCCAGTGAGATCCAAGTTTATCAACAAGGAAGTCTTGGACAAGTATTGGTACATTGGAGGTGTGAGAATCGAAGATGATGTAGTGATCACCGAGGATGGGTACGAAGAATATTCCAAGATCACCAAGGATCCTCAAGAAATCAGTAAAATTGTGAAAGCAGGATTGGCAAAGGGTAAAGAAGGCTTTCACGTTGTCGTTTAA
- the OCA6 gene encoding protein-tyrosine-phosphatase yields the protein MVVPDTYIPPLRFNSIQSNLYRGAYPRSPNFPFLETLHLKTIISLVPDPITPETDSTFYNWATTQNIQLIHIECASGGKGKKRATPLDYSSAIHILNIIVHAPNHPIFIHCLNGGQITSLLVACLRKLQFWSAISIFNEFINFADNITVNDRLFVENFGGVVDVCYEDKVEWLWIGVSKHLLNSHPRLKVREIAKREDTLDDKDPLQV from the coding sequence ATGGTTGTACCTGACACATATATCCCACCACTAAGGTTCAACTCAATCCAATCAAATCTTTACCGTGGTGCATACCCACGATCACCAAACTTTCCCTTTCTCGAAACGCTTCATCTCAAAACGATAATCTCGCTTGTCCCTGACCCTATAACACCTGAAACAGACTCCACTTTCTACAATTGGGCTACCACGCAGAATATTCAACTCATACATATTGAATGTGCATCAGGCGGTAAGGGCAAGAAACGTGCTACACCCTTGGATTATTCACTGGCGATCCATATCTTGAACATTATTGTTCATGCACCAAACCATCCTATTTTTATACATTGCCTCAATGGAGGCCAGATCACCAGTCTTTTAGTGGCGTGTTTGAGAAAGTTGCAATTTTGGTCAGCAATATCCATTTTTAATGAGTTTATCAACTTTGCAGACAATATCACGGTGAACGATAGATTATTTGTGGAGAATTTTGGCGGCGTAGTGGATGTATGCTACGAGGATAAAGTTGAATGGTTGTGGATTGGTGTAAGCAAGCATCTTTTAAATAGCCATCCGCGGTTGAAAGTACGCGAGATTGCCAAAAGGGAGGATACACTAGACGACAAGGATCCTTTACAAGTGTGA